The DNA region TGATACTCAATATCACTGATAGCGATCGCTTAAAAAACCCTGCATAGGATAGGTTGGCATTAACTACCATCATGCTCAATAGAAATACGATGGTATTGGCATCAATAGCCTGCCATGCTTCCTGTAAATTCAAAACACCTAAAGCAATTAAAAAGGCAGAACCAACCAAAGCAATGGTGGCGCGGTTCATGCGTAAACCAGGAACGTAGCCCAATGCTAACCCCAGATAAGTTAGCCCTAAGACGCTATAGATTGCAAATTGGAGAAGAATCACTTTCTTTACCGAGACTTTGCTACGACCGATATTTCATGTCTAGCCGCTCTGCATCTACTGAGAAAGCCAACCCACCTGGCTATAAACCGCAGCAGCATCTACAGACTTCTCTCTATTTCTACGCTATTCAGCCACCAATAAAAAGAATGCTCTTACGTGGGGAGGTGAGAATACGGGGAGGAAAGATGCCTGCTAAGGTATTACCGATATTTATACTTAGCAAAAATGCTCTCAAAAATATCTCATATTAAGTTCTGTAAATGTTACACTAAAACCTATCCAATGATGGATGTCTTTATTAAAATCTAATCTATATCAAGTTATGAACAAGATCGTAATATTACACTACCGATCCCCAGAAAATTGCGATTAACTTGACGTAGTAATAAATTAGGTTCTGACTTAAGTGGCTAATCAGGTATTACATTATATCGCAGTCAGAACGCGATTTTTCCGGGAAAGTTCGTTGCCACGTTGTATATATTCATCAAAAAGATGAATAGCCTCAATAACACAGAGGATAAACCATGAAGGTATTCGACAATACCACTAAAAAGATCTTTTTGGCAAGCTGGGTATCAATCAATCAAGCAGAAACTAGTGACGATCAAGTAACCCAGCTAAACCGTTCTGTTTCTAAGCCTTACTGGGATATTCTCCACCCTCTACGGCAGCGTGTAGAAAACATTCAAGTCCGCGATCGCCAACTAGCTCACCGTTTGTGTAAACTGATTCCATCTCAGTGTCCCTTTGAGCGAGATGTCAAATTATTTGGGAAAACCCTGTTTCACATTCCACCCATGTGCAAGCTTAATCCCTTATATGACGAAGTAGTTGGTTTACGTTTTCGAGCGCTGTGCTATTTAGCCGACGAATGCGGCGAAGATGTATCACAGTACTGCTAAGGGAAAGTGAGGAGTGAGGAGTGATGAGTGAAGAATTAAAACTTCTAACTCGTAACTCCTGTACTGACGCGATTAATCGCATCTCTACTCCTAACTATCTATTGATTAGCTATTTTTTTGCCATTTTTGAATGGCATCCTGAGCATCTTCATAAGCGCCTGTCTCCTCTGGTACTAAAGCGGCGGTCGCAATTGCGGCGTTAAGTTCTCCTTCGGTGGCGCGACGCTTGGCCAGGTCTAAAATTTTCTCACTCCATTTATTGATCGATTTTTGGGCAGTATCGAAGCCTGGTTGACCCGGTGGTACTTTTTTCGCAACTTCGATCGCACGATTGTAGGTAGATGCCTGTCCAGACTTAATTAAGGCATTAGCTGCATCTAAAAGAGTTTTATTACTTACATACTGCTTGCCCTCTAACCGCCACAGGTTAATTGCTGCTTGTGCTTTGGCATAGGGGGCTTCATCTTTGGTGATTAATCGAGCAGCAGCAATAGCGCTAGCATACTGTCTTTGTTTAGCACGACCTTCTGCTAAATCTAAAATCATCTCACTCCAAATCTTAATATTCTCCTGAGCTTGATCATAGAGTGGTTCACCAGGTCGAATTTTCCGGGCTGTTGCGATCGCCATGCTCAAATCGCTAGCCTGAGTTTGTCTAAGCGACATCTTCGCTAGGTCTAATACTGCTTGATTCCGCTTTTCTGGCTCGGAACTAGTAGTTATTTGAGCGCTAGATTGATTTTTAAGTCTAACTGGTGGGGTGCGATCGCTCGCAGCAGCATTAGGTAATGTGCTTGATATCTGCTTAATTTTAAAAGTTTCTTGATTACGGAGAAAAACTACAGCAATTAAACCTGCTACTAGCAGGCTGCCTCCGCCCCATAAAATAAACTGTTTCCAAAAAGGGATGCTTGGCTGATTGGATGGCAATCGAGAAACGTAACCTTTAGAGGAATTGGGGATAAATCTTCCGCTCGGCACTCCTAAAGAAGTTTCCGCCATTGGCTGGGAAACTAAGCCAGTAGTTGACTCTTGGATTTGTTGACCTTTAGATTTTTCGGCCTTGCGAGCTTTCACCTGTTGGGAAGAGTTCACAGTCGTTTCTCCCCATCTGCCCCGTTCTGCTGAAGTTTTAGGGTAATCGTCGAGAGGAGGAGCCGCAAGGGCAACAGCAAAGGATTCTTCAGGATAAATCACCGGTTCTGATTGCAAGTCGCTTTCCATGGCCAATTTTGGCAAGATTACCTGCTGCCTTGATGGGATAATAGTGGCAGGGTTTTGGACAGGACGCCAGTGGTGGTGACATACTTTTGGCATGATCAGGCTTAGATAGCTTTCTAAATCTGCCAAGTTGTTGCCATTACCAGAACGTAAAGCTTCTAACAAGACTGCTGTAAAGAATCCGTGACCTAATTCGCTACTTTCATGGGAAAATTGCTCTGGTTGACAAGAAAGAATGGTTGCAAGTTGTAGTTCTTGGGCTAATTCTATTGTTTCTTCACCAACGGGAGCATCGGCTTGAGTGCCAAAAGCGCGGTTGATATCGAGTAGTAACAATACATTTAATTCAGCAAGTTGCAGACTTTGCATTAGCGATCGCAATTCTATGCCAGTCTCTTGCACGAGTTCGGGGTTGCCCTCTGCTGGCATTAAGTAATCTTTGCCCTTGTAGTTGACCCCATAACCGCTAAAAAATAACCACAGATAATCTTCTGGTTGCCAACTTGTCGCTGCCAAATCCTCAAGTAGCAGCAAAATATTTTCTTTAGTCGGATAAGTTGATCTATCCCCAATCGGTGGTGAGGTATCCGTCATTAGTAGACAGTGTTTGGGGAGAAAACCTGCCTCCGTCACCAAAAAATCCTCTAGTGCCTCAGCATCTGCTTGGGCACAACTTAAAGGTTGAAATAACTGATATTGATTGATGCCAATCGCGATCGCCCAGTAATTTGCCATCCCGCTATTTGTCAGTTATTGTTTGCTGGTCTTAAAATTGCGGTTGGCTTTGCCCAAAAAACAAAGCTAACCTGTGTTTTATAGTCTAAGTGATTCTGATCGAATCTTAAGTTAGAATGTAATTTTTATTACGTATATAGAGCGGAAAATACCTTTTACCTAATTTCAATAAAAGATCATTACTAAGGAGATAGAAGGTTATGAGCAAAATTTCTGCTCACCTACCATCATCGATCACTCCCTTTTCAGTTATTAGCCAAATTGCCAGAAGAATCCGGATAATTCCTTTAGCAGTTTTGCTTATATCTACTGTTCCTGCGTGGTTTTTGATGGAAGCGCTCGCACCTCAGGTTGTGCGAGCTTACACCGCTAGAGTTGATTTAGATATTGACCGCCTGCCAGATGAAAACTATGAAACCGTTCTCAGAAGGGCGGAAGCAGCCGCTAGAGCAGCTGCTCAACGGAGTTTTGACCAAGATATCTTGGTGACAGATGTTTCAATTATTGTGTCCGTACAAAATAATGGATCGATCGCACCGGTTCTGGCATTAGATGTTAGTCGTCCCGAATGGCGATCACGTCCCGATGCTCAAAATTGGGCAACTTACTTCAAAACTGCGCGATCGCTACTTTTCTTGGAAAATAGCCAGAACTTACCCAAAAAATAGCCGAAACCCTAATTTTCTGTAGAGGCAATTCATTAATTGCCTTTACTGTTGTCCTTCGCGTCAGTGGATGGCCTAGAATAGTAAGGTTGTCAAGAATTGCGATATCTGCTGACATGGCTGTTCCTAAGAAGAAAACTTCAAAATCAAAACGAGATAAACGTCGAGCTACCTGGAGGCATAAAGCCGTCGTTGAAGCTCAAAAAGCTCTGTCTCTGGGCAAATCAATTTTGACTGGACGTTCTACATTTGTATATCCAGTTGCTGAAGAAGAGGAAGAAGAATCATAATTTCCCAGTCAGGAAAAGCGTGAACAGCACCGATAGATTTGATTGCCAAAGTCACCAATCAAACTTCTTACCATTGGATAAATGCTTTTTTTAGCTTTCCTGATTGCATTATGAATCTTAGATACTCTACAAAAGCTCATTAGATCGAAAATATTGGTAGTGAGTAATTGGGAATATCCATTACCCATTACCTATCATTTACAAGTAATGATCAAGTAATCATATAAAGAGTCAAACATCTGATGCTGTTGGCAACTCAGCAAAAAAGCTTGTACACATCTTGAGAAAAATAAGTTTTCTCTAACTATGCTAGGAAAATTTTTTCAGAAACCAGGGAAGGAAGAGGGAGAACGCGTCCCTCCTGGTCAACACTTAGCTAAAGGTTTCCCCGTATTAACTTACGGTGCAACTCCCCAAGTCAGCATTGAGGAATGGGAATTTCGAGTTTGGGGTTTGGCAAAACCTGCTACTTTTAGTTGGTCAGACTTTATGGCGCTGCCTCAACACGAATTTACGGCAGACTTTCACTGTGTAACGCGCTGGTCTAAACTGGATGTCAAATGGACTGGCATAAAAGTTACGGATTTCATGGGTCTGATTGAGCTAGATCCCAAAGTAGCCGACATTATGGAACACTGCTACGGCGGCTACACTACAAATATTTCTGTAGAAGATTTTATGCGCGAAGAAAACTTCTTTGCTTTTAAAGTCTTTGGCGAACCCCTTCCATCTGAACACGGTGGCCCGATGCGGCTAGTTGTTCCCCACCTCTACGCTTGGAAAAGTGCTAAGTGGATTAATGGTTTGGAATTTTTAGCTGGTGAAGAACTTGGTTTTTGGGAGCGTAATGGCTACCACCGCCGTGGTGAACCTTGGGCTGAGGAGCGTTACAGTAACGCTTTTGGGTTTTAATAATTAAGAGTTAGGAGAGACCCGATTAATCGCGTCTGTACAAGAGTTAGAAGAGACGCGATTAATCGCGTCTGTACAAGAGTTAGAAGTTTAGAGTTAAAAATTCATAACTCCTAACTCCTAACTTTTTTAACCCAGAAGTTTCTTGATTAGAGGCAACTTGCCCTGATATGGAGCGTATCGCCATTTTAAATCGAGCCAGAAAGAGTTTTGCAATACACTTTTGTTATGGGAAAAGGTGTCAAAACTAGCTTTGCCGTGATAATTGCCAATACCGCTATCTCCCACCCCACCAAATGGTAAAGACGAGACACCAACCTGCATCACTGTGTCGTTAATACAAACTCCACCAGAGGAGGTTTCCTGCAAAACTCGATTTTGGAGATTTTTGTTTTGAGAAAATAAGTATAATGCCAACGGTTTAGATTTAGAGTTAATCAAGGCGATCGCTTCTGCAATGTCAGTATATTCAATGATGGGTAGAATCGGGCCAAAAATTTCTTCCTGCATTACAGAATCTTCTAAGGAGACATTATCAACCACTGTAGGAGCGATATAACACTCTGAAGGTTGAGTTTCTCCACCAATAATAACTTCACCATCTTTGAGAAAGTTAACCAACCTATCAAAGTGTTTTTGACTGATAATCCTGGCATAATCAGGACTGTTTGCTGGATTATCGCCATAAAATTCTTTTA from Nostoc commune NIES-4072 includes:
- a CDS encoding Mo-dependent nitrogenase C-terminal domain-containing protein, whose protein sequence is MKVFDNTTKKIFLASWVSINQAETSDDQVTQLNRSVSKPYWDILHPLRQRVENIQVRDRQLAHRLCKLIPSQCPFERDVKLFGKTLFHIPPMCKLNPLYDEVVGLRFRALCYLADECGEDVSQYC
- a CDS encoding caspase family protein, which translates into the protein MANYWAIAIGINQYQLFQPLSCAQADAEALEDFLVTEAGFLPKHCLLMTDTSPPIGDRSTYPTKENILLLLEDLAATSWQPEDYLWLFFSGYGVNYKGKDYLMPAEGNPELVQETGIELRSLMQSLQLAELNVLLLLDINRAFGTQADAPVGEETIELAQELQLATILSCQPEQFSHESSELGHGFFTAVLLEALRSGNGNNLADLESYLSLIMPKVCHHHWRPVQNPATIIPSRQQVILPKLAMESDLQSEPVIYPEESFAVALAAPPLDDYPKTSAERGRWGETTVNSSQQVKARKAEKSKGQQIQESTTGLVSQPMAETSLGVPSGRFIPNSSKGYVSRLPSNQPSIPFWKQFILWGGGSLLVAGLIAVVFLRNQETFKIKQISSTLPNAAASDRTPPVRLKNQSSAQITTSSEPEKRNQAVLDLAKMSLRQTQASDLSMAIATARKIRPGEPLYDQAQENIKIWSEMILDLAEGRAKQRQYASAIAAARLITKDEAPYAKAQAAINLWRLEGKQYVSNKTLLDAANALIKSGQASTYNRAIEVAKKVPPGQPGFDTAQKSINKWSEKILDLAKRRATEGELNAAIATAALVPEETGAYEDAQDAIQKWQKNS
- the rpmF gene encoding 50S ribosomal protein L32 translates to MAVPKKKTSKSKRDKRRATWRHKAVVEAQKALSLGKSILTGRSTFVYPVAEEEEEES
- a CDS encoding sulfite oxidase-like oxidoreductase, whose protein sequence is MLGKFFQKPGKEEGERVPPGQHLAKGFPVLTYGATPQVSIEEWEFRVWGLAKPATFSWSDFMALPQHEFTADFHCVTRWSKLDVKWTGIKVTDFMGLIELDPKVADIMEHCYGGYTTNISVEDFMREENFFAFKVFGEPLPSEHGGPMRLVVPHLYAWKSAKWINGLEFLAGEELGFWERNGYHRRGEPWAEERYSNAFGF